In Mucilaginibacter celer, one DNA window encodes the following:
- a CDS encoding bifunctional 4-hydroxy-2-oxoglutarate aldolase/2-dehydro-3-deoxy-phosphogluconate aldolase, translating to MSKKDIALTAIVEQGTLPLFFYKDPEVSLQITRTLYKAGIRIFEYTNRGAAALENFKILKKALADGEMPGLVLGIGTIKSIEEAEAFIEAGADFIVSPIVNPEVGKLAAEKDLLWIPGCMTPTEIYTAQQNGAALIKIFPANILGPEFVSSIRDLFAGQLFIPTGGVDLSSESISTWFKAGVCAVGMGSKLISKAVLENQQYDQLYADTVKLLEIVKASK from the coding sequence ATGAGTAAAAAAGATATTGCATTAACCGCGATAGTTGAGCAAGGTACACTCCCTTTATTTTTTTATAAAGATCCGGAGGTGAGCCTGCAGATAACCCGTACGCTTTACAAAGCCGGCATCCGGATATTTGAATACACCAACCGCGGGGCAGCTGCGCTTGAAAATTTCAAAATCCTGAAAAAGGCCCTGGCCGATGGCGAAATGCCGGGTTTAGTGCTGGGTATTGGTACTATAAAAAGCATTGAAGAAGCCGAAGCCTTTATTGAGGCGGGTGCCGATTTTATTGTATCGCCCATAGTTAACCCGGAGGTTGGCAAGCTGGCGGCCGAAAAAGACCTGCTTTGGATTCCCGGCTGTATGACGCCAACCGAGATCTATACCGCGCAGCAAAATGGTGCTGCCTTAATAAAAATATTCCCGGCCAATATTTTAGGGCCGGAGTTTGTATCATCTATCCGCGATTTGTTTGCCGGGCAATTGTTCATACCAACAGGTGGGGTTGATTTGAGCAGCGAAAGCATCAGTACCTGGTTTAAAGCCGGGGTTTGCGCGGTGGGCATGGGCAGTAAACTCATCAGCAAAGCGGTACTGGAAAACCAACAGTACGATCAGTTGTATGCCGATACCGTTAAACTGCTTGAAATAGTAAAAGCCAGTAAATAG
- the uxaC gene encoding glucuronate isomerase has product MKNFLDQDFLLNTPTAQRLYHEYAAHQPIIDYHCHLPPDQIADDVNFENITRIWLYGDHYKWRAMRANGVNEAFITGNKTDQEKFIKWAETVPYTLRNPLYHWTHLELQRYFGISELLSPASAQKIYAECNEKLRSPEFSVRNILKSKNVEVVGTTDDPLDNLAHHQKLKQDNYSVKILPAYRPDKAMNADDVAGLNKYIDQLEAVANVSISNIDEYLSALKARHDYFAENGCKLSDHGLEQIYAEDYTDVEIASIFNKIRNNEVLLPLEILKFKSAMLYQFAVWDHEKGWVQQFHLGALRNNNARALANLGPDTGWDSIGDFTQGRALSKFFNRLDTTNQLAKTIIYNLNPADNELFATMVGNYNDGSVAGKMQFGSAWWFLDQKDGMIKQMNALSNMGLLSRLVGMLTDSRSFMSFPRHEYFRRLLCNLLGDDIENGELPNDIAWTGKIVSDICYFNAKNYFDF; this is encoded by the coding sequence ATGAAAAACTTTTTAGACCAGGATTTTTTGCTCAATACCCCAACGGCACAGCGCCTGTATCATGAGTACGCCGCCCATCAGCCTATTATTGATTACCATTGCCACCTGCCGCCCGATCAGATTGCAGATGACGTCAACTTTGAAAACATCACCCGCATCTGGCTTTATGGCGATCATTATAAATGGCGGGCCATGCGGGCCAACGGTGTTAATGAAGCTTTCATCACCGGAAATAAAACCGACCAGGAGAAATTTATAAAATGGGCTGAAACCGTTCCGTATACATTACGGAATCCCTTGTACCATTGGACGCATCTTGAATTACAACGGTATTTCGGGATTAGTGAATTACTCAGCCCTGCATCGGCACAAAAAATATATGCTGAGTGTAATGAGAAACTGCGTTCGCCTGAGTTTAGTGTGCGTAATATTTTAAAAAGTAAAAATGTAGAGGTGGTAGGCACAACTGATGATCCGCTGGATAATCTTGCTCATCATCAGAAGCTAAAACAGGACAACTACAGCGTAAAAATATTACCGGCCTACCGCCCGGACAAAGCTATGAATGCCGATGATGTTGCCGGTTTAAATAAATACATCGATCAGCTGGAGGCAGTTGCAAACGTTTCAATCTCCAACATCGATGAATATTTATCGGCACTGAAAGCAAGGCATGATTACTTTGCCGAAAACGGCTGTAAGTTATCAGATCACGGTTTGGAGCAAATTTATGCCGAGGATTATACTGATGTTGAGATTGCCTCCATCTTCAATAAAATAAGAAACAATGAAGTATTGTTACCGCTGGAGATCCTGAAATTTAAATCGGCCATGTTGTATCAATTTGCTGTTTGGGATCATGAAAAAGGTTGGGTACAGCAGTTTCACCTTGGGGCTTTGCGCAATAATAATGCACGTGCCTTAGCCAATTTAGGTCCGGATACCGGTTGGGATTCGATAGGCGATTTTACGCAGGGTAGGGCCTTGTCTAAATTCTTTAACCGGTTGGATACTACCAACCAACTGGCTAAAACCATTATTTACAATCTTAACCCGGCCGATAATGAGCTTTTTGCCACCATGGTGGGTAACTATAACGATGGTTCGGTAGCCGGTAAAATGCAGTTTGGTTCGGCCTGGTGGTTTTTGGATCAGAAGGATGGGATGATTAAGCAGATGAATGCTCTGTCAAATATGGGTTTGCTGAGCCGCTTGGTGGGGATGCTTACCGATTCGCGCAGCTTTATGTCGTTCCCGCGGCACGAATATTTCCGCAGACTATTGTGCAACCTGTTAGGGGACGATATCGAGAACGGCGAGCTGCCGAATGATATAGCATGGACAGGTAAGATAGTGAGTGATATTTGCTATTTTAACGCCAAAAACTATTTCGATTTTTAA
- a CDS encoding LacI family DNA-binding transcriptional regulator has protein sequence MKKVKRTTIYDIAAKLGITASSVSRALNNSSQVNEKTRELIIKTADELNYKRNTLASNLRKGHSKTIGVVVPRINQNFFSNVIAGIEETTYQKGYNLIICQSGEVHDKEIQCVNTLINQHVDCIVISVSADSYDYQHLQNVIDHGIQLIQFDRVAEELETLKVINDNEQASFEAVSHMIDNGYKRIALLEGPQNLNIFRQRKNGYLRALAHHKVAVIDELIVENAWTKELGAEATRKLLNLPQPPDAIFASTSDFSALGVLEVANAMSIKVPSELGICGYSNEAFTQITSPSITTIDQFSVYMGNTIGNLFFQEVANSDVAVKPKIISIKPELIIRGSTAKKA, from the coding sequence ATGAAGAAAGTTAAACGCACCACCATTTACGACATTGCCGCCAAACTCGGCATCACCGCCTCGTCGGTATCCCGCGCGCTGAACAACAGCAGCCAGGTGAACGAAAAAACCCGCGAGCTCATCATCAAAACAGCCGATGAACTGAACTACAAGCGCAACACGCTGGCCTCCAACCTGCGTAAGGGGCATTCAAAAACCATTGGCGTGGTGGTGCCGCGCATTAACCAAAACTTTTTCAGCAATGTGATTGCCGGTATTGAAGAAACTACCTATCAAAAAGGGTATAACCTCATCATCTGCCAATCGGGCGAAGTGCACGATAAGGAAATTCAGTGTGTTAACACGCTCATTAACCAACACGTTGATTGTATTGTGATCTCAGTTTCGGCCGATAGCTATGATTACCAGCACCTGCAAAACGTAATAGACCACGGCATCCAGCTTATCCAGTTTGACCGTGTGGCCGAAGAACTGGAAACTCTTAAAGTAATTAACGATAACGAGCAGGCTTCCTTCGAGGCGGTATCGCACATGATAGATAATGGTTACAAGAGAATCGCACTATTGGAAGGCCCGCAAAACCTCAATATTTTCCGCCAGCGTAAAAACGGCTATCTCCGGGCTTTAGCTCATCATAAAGTGGCTGTTATTGACGAGCTGATAGTTGAAAACGCCTGGACAAAAGAGTTAGGTGCCGAGGCCACCCGCAAACTCCTCAACCTCCCCCAGCCTCCCGATGCTATATTTGCTTCAACTTCAGATTTCTCGGCGTTAGGTGTATTAGAGGTTGCTAACGCGATGAGTATTAAAGTACCATCAGAATTAGGCATCTGCGGATACTCGAACGAGGCTTTTACACAAATCACCAGTCCGTCGATCACTACTATCGATCAGTTCAGTGTTTACATGGGCAATACTATTGGTAACCTGTTTTTCCAGGAAGTAGCCAACAGCGATGTTGCGGTAAAGCCGAAAATCATCAGCATTAAACCGGAGTTGATTATCAGGGGATCGACAGCGAAGAAAGCATAG
- a CDS encoding xylulokinase, with translation MLLLGIDIGTSSVKVSVVDAATQKALASAQYPDEESPIKALHPGWAEQSPSMWWEQFQKALWLCHARGEYNPQDIAAIGIAYQMHGLVLVDKDQNVLRDSIIWCDSRAVEIGDKAFAAIGEEFCLSHLLNSPGNFTASKLAWVKENEPETYTKIDKIMLPGDYIAMKLTGEITTSVSALSEGVFFDFKTNSISKEIVEYFGFDEALFPVINPVFSSHGTLQASIATKLGLKTSIPVTYKSGDQPNNALSLNVLNPGEVAATAGTSGVIYGVSDQLAYDQQSRINTFAHVNYADEQKRLGVLLCINGTGSLYRWVKNTFGTGYSYNQMNAEAEKAPLGSEGLQVLPFGNGAERMLNNKQIGAHFQHIDLNLHTPAHIFRAVQEGIASSFRYGFDIMRSNGMNPTVIRAGKSNLFLSDLFTQTFVNATGVPVELYNNDGSVGAALGAGIGAGIFKSATEAFSNIQAIKLIEPTTDAFEPVYQDWKLLLEAKLKA, from the coding sequence ATGCTATTATTAGGGATCGATATAGGTACCTCGTCGGTAAAGGTGAGCGTTGTTGACGCTGCCACACAAAAAGCTCTTGCCTCGGCACAATACCCGGATGAGGAATCGCCAATAAAAGCATTGCACCCGGGTTGGGCCGAGCAGTCGCCATCCATGTGGTGGGAGCAGTTTCAAAAAGCTTTGTGGCTTTGTCACGCCAGAGGAGAGTACAACCCGCAGGATATTGCTGCAATCGGTATAGCTTACCAGATGCACGGATTGGTTTTGGTTGATAAAGACCAGAACGTTTTGCGCGACAGCATTATATGGTGCGATAGCCGCGCCGTTGAAATTGGCGATAAAGCGTTTGCAGCAATAGGCGAGGAGTTTTGCCTGTCGCACCTGCTTAACTCGCCCGGTAATTTTACCGCCTCGAAACTGGCCTGGGTTAAGGAGAATGAGCCTGAAACTTACACGAAGATAGATAAGATCATGTTGCCCGGCGATTACATCGCCATGAAACTTACCGGAGAGATCACCACATCCGTATCAGCCTTGTCTGAAGGGGTGTTCTTTGATTTTAAAACTAACAGTATCTCCAAAGAGATTGTAGAATACTTTGGTTTTGACGAGGCGCTTTTTCCGGTTATCAACCCGGTGTTTTCATCGCACGGAACATTACAGGCATCTATCGCCACGAAATTAGGGTTAAAAACCAGTATCCCGGTGACTTATAAATCGGGCGATCAACCAAATAATGCTTTATCATTAAATGTACTTAACCCCGGAGAGGTGGCCGCTACGGCCGGTACATCGGGCGTTATATATGGTGTGAGCGATCAGTTGGCCTACGATCAGCAATCGCGCATCAACACATTTGCCCACGTTAACTACGCCGATGAGCAGAAAAGACTTGGGGTTTTGTTGTGTATTAACGGAACCGGAAGCCTGTATCGCTGGGTAAAAAACACTTTTGGCACCGGCTACAGCTATAACCAAATGAATGCCGAAGCCGAAAAAGCTCCATTAGGCAGTGAAGGCTTACAGGTATTACCATTTGGGAATGGTGCCGAGCGAATGCTGAACAACAAGCAGATAGGCGCGCACTTCCAGCATATCGATTTAAACCTGCATACCCCGGCGCATATTTTCCGGGCTGTACAGGAGGGTATAGCATCATCATTCCGCTATGGGTTTGATATTATGCGCAGCAACGGCATGAATCCAACCGTAATCCGTGCAGGCAAAAGCAACCTGTTTTTGAGCGACCTTTTTACCCAAACCTTTGTTAACGCCACAGGTGTACCGGTTGAACTTTACAATAACGATGGCAGCGTAGGCGCGGCTTTAGGCGCAGGGATTGGTGCGGGCATTTTTAAATCAGCAACCGAAGCATTCAGCAATATCCAGGCAATAAAGCTTATCGAACCGACAACTGATGCTTTTGAACCGGTTTACCAGGATTGGAAATTACTGCTTGAAGCGAAGCTGAAAGCTTAA
- a CDS encoding cytochrome ubiquinol oxidase subunit I, which translates to MDDFLAARSQMALSLGFHIIYSCIGMGMPVFMAISHFKWIKTQNPVYKNITVAWSKGVAIFFATGAVSGTMLSFELGLLWPGFMKHAGPIFGMPFSLEGVAFFIEAIALGLFLYGWNRLNNWVHWTAGIIVGVSGVASGILVVSANSWMNSPSGFDFVNGQYINIDPVKAMFNAAWFSESLHMIIAAFSATGFAVAGIHALMIYRKKNIQFHTKAFKIAIIFGAVAAIIQPLSGDLSAKNAAKRQPAKLAAMEAYFHTQEYAPLVIGGIPDTAAKKVNYGIEIPGLLSFLVHDNFKTPVNGLDKIPVKNQPPVAVTHYAFQIMVGIGVLMMLIAMVYFYELWKKKDLLSKPWFLKLFIWATPLGFIALEAGWTVTEVGRQPWIIQGVMRTSEAVTPMPGIQYSFYLFSFIYFTLSVAVIFLLKRQIQMVPELYDR; encoded by the coding sequence ATGGATGATTTTTTAGCGGCCAGATCCCAGATGGCTTTATCGTTAGGGTTTCATATTATATACTCCTGCATTGGGATGGGGATGCCGGTTTTTATGGCCATATCACACTTTAAATGGATTAAAACTCAAAACCCGGTTTACAAAAACATTACCGTGGCCTGGAGCAAGGGCGTAGCTATTTTCTTTGCCACCGGTGCGGTATCAGGCACCATGCTTTCGTTTGAGCTTGGGCTGCTTTGGCCTGGCTTTATGAAACACGCCGGACCGATTTTCGGGATGCCTTTTTCGCTGGAAGGCGTTGCTTTTTTTATTGAGGCCATTGCCCTGGGATTGTTCCTTTACGGCTGGAACCGTTTAAATAACTGGGTGCATTGGACGGCCGGAATAATTGTAGGCGTAAGTGGTGTTGCATCAGGCATTTTGGTGGTTTCGGCCAATTCGTGGATGAACAGCCCTTCGGGCTTTGATTTTGTGAACGGACAATACATTAATATCGATCCTGTAAAAGCCATGTTTAATGCGGCCTGGTTTTCCGAATCATTGCACATGATCATCGCGGCGTTTTCGGCAACGGGTTTTGCTGTGGCGGGGATCCACGCGCTGATGATCTATCGTAAAAAGAACATTCAGTTTCATACCAAAGCATTTAAAATAGCCATCATATTCGGCGCGGTAGCAGCAATCATCCAACCATTAAGCGGCGATTTATCGGCCAAAAATGCTGCTAAACGCCAGCCGGCCAAGCTTGCCGCGATGGAAGCCTATTTCCACACGCAGGAGTACGCCCCGCTGGTTATTGGCGGCATCCCGGATACGGCTGCTAAAAAAGTGAACTACGGCATCGAAATCCCTGGTTTATTAAGCTTCCTGGTGCATGATAATTTTAAAACACCTGTAAACGGCCTGGATAAAATCCCGGTAAAAAACCAGCCGCCGGTAGCTGTAACGCACTATGCCTTTCAAATTATGGTGGGTATTGGTGTTTTGATGATGCTGATAGCCATGGTTTATTTTTATGAATTATGGAAAAAGAAGGATCTGCTCAGCAAGCCATGGTTCCTGAAATTATTTATCTGGGCAACCCCGCTCGGTTTTATAGCCCTTGAGGCCGGGTGGACGGTTACCGAGGTGGGTCGGCAGCCCTGGATTATTCAGGGTGTAATGCGCACAAGCGAAGCCGTTACGCCCATGCCGGGTATTCAGTACTCGTTTTACCTGTTCAGCTTTATTTATTTTACGCTGAGTGTGGCCGTTATATTTTTATTGAAAAGGCAGATCCAGATGGTGCCTGAATTGTACGACCGTTAA
- a CDS encoding sugar kinase: protein MSDNQNTKGSILSFGELLLRMCPDGGGQWLAESKLPCFIGGAELNVANALALWDLPVKYFTAVPENELTSQILDFLEAKKINTSAVYKHGRRVGLYYLTQGKDVKNNAIVYDRADSAFADLKPGMVNWDAVLEGVSWFHFSAICPALSQQAADVCLEVLQAASRKHIAISVDLNYRPKLWQYGKKPVEIMPQLIQYADIIMGNVWAEETMLGIEVTPEMHESGQQSVYLKEALYSSERIMDAYPRCRAVANTFRFDAGRGIEYYTALYTGNRFYHSPTYTTDTVVDKVGSGDCFMAGLIYGFYNKQDPQQLLDFATAAAWGKLSILGDATTQTVDEIYNIMKQ, encoded by the coding sequence ATGAGCGATAATCAAAATACCAAAGGCAGCATCTTATCATTTGGCGAGTTGTTGCTGCGCATGTGTCCCGATGGCGGCGGCCAATGGCTGGCCGAGAGCAAACTGCCTTGTTTTATAGGAGGAGCCGAACTGAACGTGGCAAATGCCCTTGCCTTATGGGATTTACCTGTTAAGTACTTTACCGCCGTGCCCGAAAATGAGTTAACCAGCCAGATCCTGGATTTTCTCGAGGCCAAAAAAATCAATACGTCTGCCGTTTACAAACATGGCAGGCGGGTGGGTTTGTATTATTTAACCCAGGGCAAGGATGTAAAGAACAATGCTATTGTTTATGATCGTGCAGACTCGGCCTTTGCCGATCTTAAACCTGGTATGGTTAATTGGGATGCAGTACTGGAAGGCGTAAGCTGGTTCCATTTCAGTGCGATATGCCCGGCCTTGAGCCAGCAGGCTGCCGATGTTTGCCTGGAGGTTTTACAGGCCGCAAGCCGCAAACATATCGCCATTTCGGTTGATCTTAACTATCGCCCTAAATTATGGCAATACGGCAAAAAACCGGTTGAAATTATGCCCCAGCTGATACAATATGCTGATATCATTATGGGCAATGTATGGGCCGAAGAAACTATGCTGGGCATTGAAGTAACTCCCGAAATGCATGAATCGGGCCAGCAAAGTGTGTATTTAAAAGAAGCGCTTTACTCATCCGAAAGAATAATGGATGCTTATCCGCGCTGCAGGGCCGTTGCCAATACTTTCCGCTTTGATGCAGGCAGGGGCATCGAATACTATACTGCACTTTACACCGGTAACCGTTTTTATCACTCGCCAACCTACACAACCGATACCGTGGTTGATAAAGTGGGCAGCGGCGATTGTTTTATGGCCGGTTTAATTTATGGTTTTTACAACAAACAGGATCCGCAGCAACTGCTTGATTTTGCAACCGCCGCCGCCTGGGGTAAACTATCCATTTTGGGCGATGCCACAACGCAAACAGTTGATGAAATTTATAACATAATGAAACAATGA
- a CDS encoding sodium/sugar symporter, protein MNQKTLSIGDYAVFLIYFIIVAGYGFWVYKRKHNADATSKDYFLAEGSLTWWAIGASLIASNISAEQFIGTSGSAFKMGLAISTYEWMAAITLVIVAVFFIPVYLRNKIFTMPQFLHERYNGTVAMIMAIFWLLLYIVVNLMSILYLGALAISGISGLDINFCIIALAAFSVIITLGGMKVIGYTDVIQVAVLILGGLMASYLALTLLSEKEGTHGLLNGFAILKKEAPDHFHMIFKKDNPNYMDLPGLTVLIGGMWITNLNYWGCNQYITQRALGANLKTARGGILFAAFLKLLMPVIVVLPGIAAYLLYQKGMFHQEMMSHSGVTDPNKAYPALLNLLPTGLKGLSFAALTAAIVASLAGKANSIATIFTLDIYKKAINPEATDKKLVSLGKWSVVVAMVLGILLSFLIGEKLMGEGKQGFQYIQEYTGFVSPGIFAMFILGFFWKKATSNAALFATIGGFIFSCFFKLCPRFIDLSFLSPYGFSKLALQDDKVTQLYEIPFLDRMGFVFVLCVVGMYIISKIENARGVVPNGLVVDTSMFKTSRAFTAGALIVTGIVVALYSIFW, encoded by the coding sequence ATGAACCAAAAAACCCTTTCTATCGGCGATTACGCTGTGTTCCTCATTTACTTTATTATTGTGGCCGGGTACGGCTTCTGGGTGTATAAGCGAAAGCACAACGCTGATGCCACCTCGAAAGATTACTTTTTGGCCGAAGGGTCGCTCACCTGGTGGGCTATCGGAGCTTCGCTCATCGCCTCAAATATCTCGGCAGAACAATTTATCGGAACCAGCGGCTCGGCCTTTAAAATGGGTTTGGCCATATCAACTTACGAGTGGATGGCGGCAATTACACTGGTTATTGTGGCAGTTTTCTTTATCCCGGTTTACCTGCGCAACAAAATTTTCACCATGCCGCAGTTCCTGCACGAAAGGTACAACGGTACGGTAGCCATGATTATGGCGATATTCTGGTTGCTGCTTTACATCGTGGTTAACCTGATGTCAATCCTTTACCTTGGTGCTTTGGCTATCAGCGGTATCTCTGGTCTGGATATCAACTTCTGTATCATCGCGCTGGCTGCGTTTTCGGTTATCATTACGCTGGGCGGTATGAAGGTTATCGGTTATACCGATGTTATCCAGGTTGCGGTACTGATTTTGGGCGGTTTAATGGCCTCATACCTTGCATTGACGCTCTTAAGCGAAAAAGAAGGTACCCATGGCTTATTAAACGGTTTCGCTATCCTGAAAAAAGAAGCTCCTGATCATTTCCACATGATCTTCAAAAAGGATAATCCTAACTACATGGACCTGCCGGGCCTAACTGTATTGATTGGCGGTATGTGGATCACCAACCTTAACTATTGGGGTTGTAACCAGTATATTACCCAGCGTGCTTTGGGTGCAAACCTTAAAACTGCCCGTGGCGGGATCCTGTTCGCGGCTTTCCTTAAACTGTTAATGCCGGTTATCGTAGTATTGCCGGGCATTGCTGCGTACCTGTTGTACCAAAAAGGTATGTTCCATCAGGAAATGATGAGCCACTCGGGCGTAACCGATCCTAACAAGGCTTATCCGGCCTTGCTTAACCTGTTGCCTACCGGCTTAAAAGGCTTATCGTTTGCTGCCTTAACAGCTGCCATCGTAGCGTCATTAGCTGGTAAAGCCAACAGTATTGCTACCATCTTTACTTTAGATATCTACAAAAAAGCTATCAACCCCGAGGCTACCGATAAAAAACTGGTTAGCTTGGGTAAATGGTCGGTTGTGGTGGCTATGGTTTTAGGCATCCTGTTATCGTTCCTGATTGGTGAAAAACTGATGGGCGAGGGTAAACAAGGCTTCCAGTACATCCAGGAGTATACAGGCTTCGTATCTCCGGGTATTTTTGCCATGTTCATCCTTGGTTTCTTCTGGAAAAAGGCTACCTCAAATGCCGCGCTGTTTGCAACCATCGGCGGGTTTATCTTTTCATGTTTCTTTAAACTTTGTCCACGTTTTATTGATCTGAGCTTCCTGTCGCCTTACGGTTTCTCTAAACTGGCTTTACAGGATGATAAAGTGACCCAGCTTTACGAAATTCCATTCCTTGATCGTATGGGTTTTGTATTTGTGCTTTGTGTTGTTGGTATGTATATCATTTCAAAAATTGAAAACGCCCGCGGTGTTGTGCCAAACGGGCTGGTGGTTGATACTTCGATGTTTAAAACGTCACGTGCCTTTACAGCCGGTGCTTTAATTGTAACCGGTATTGTTGTGGCATTGTACTCAATTTTCTGGTAG
- the xylA gene encoding xylose isomerase, with the protein MSIITGEKEFFKGIGQIKFEGLESDNPLAFRWYDADRVVAGKTMKDHLRFACAYWHSFCGNGADPFGGATHVFPWDEKADAVERAKDKMDAAFEFITKMNMPYYCFHDVDVVDYGNDVVENERRLQALVDYAKEKQVASGVKLLWGTANLFSHKRYMNGASTNPDFHVLAHAGAQVKAALDATIALGGENYVFWGGREGYMSLLNTDMKREQEHLAKFLHTAKDYARKQGFKGTFFIEPKPCEPTKHQYDYDAATVLGFLQKYDLINDFKLNLEVNHATLAGHTFQHELQVAADSGLLGSIDANRGDSQNGWDTDQFPNDINEITECMLIILEAGGFQGGGINFDAKIRRNSTDPADLFYAHVGGIDLFARALVTADNILQKSEYKKLRADRYASFDAGTGKDFENGNVSLEDLRNYAIANGEPNVTSGKQEYIENLINRYI; encoded by the coding sequence ATGAGCATAATAACAGGCGAAAAAGAATTTTTTAAAGGAATAGGCCAGATCAAATTTGAAGGCCTTGAATCAGACAATCCGCTGGCGTTTCGCTGGTATGATGCGGATAGGGTAGTGGCCGGTAAAACCATGAAAGATCATTTGCGTTTTGCCTGTGCTTACTGGCACTCGTTCTGCGGTAACGGTGCCGATCCGTTTGGTGGTGCTACGCATGTTTTCCCATGGGATGAAAAGGCGGATGCTGTTGAGCGCGCTAAAGATAAAATGGATGCCGCGTTTGAGTTCATCACCAAAATGAACATGCCTTACTACTGTTTTCACGACGTTGACGTGGTTGATTACGGCAACGACGTAGTTGAAAACGAACGCCGTTTACAGGCTTTGGTTGATTATGCTAAAGAGAAACAGGTTGCCAGTGGTGTAAAACTGCTTTGGGGTACAGCCAACCTGTTCAGCCATAAACGCTACATGAACGGCGCTTCAACCAATCCTGATTTTCATGTATTGGCCCATGCAGGCGCGCAGGTAAAAGCTGCTTTGGATGCTACCATCGCTTTAGGCGGCGAAAATTATGTTTTCTGGGGTGGCCGTGAAGGTTATATGAGCCTGCTGAACACCGATATGAAACGCGAGCAGGAGCATTTGGCTAAATTTTTACATACCGCTAAAGACTATGCCCGTAAGCAAGGCTTTAAAGGCACTTTCTTTATCGAGCCAAAACCTTGCGAGCCAACCAAACATCAGTATGATTATGACGCCGCTACCGTATTAGGCTTTTTACAGAAATACGATCTGATCAATGATTTTAAACTGAATTTGGAAGTTAACCACGCTACTTTGGCAGGTCACACCTTCCAGCATGAGTTGCAGGTAGCTGCCGATTCGGGTTTATTGGGTTCGATAGATGCTAACCGCGGCGATTCGCAAAATGGCTGGGATACCGATCAGTTCCCGAACGATATCAACGAAATTACCGAGTGCATGCTGATTATCCTTGAAGCAGGTGGTTTCCAGGGCGGTGGTATTAACTTTGATGCCAAGATCCGTCGTAACTCTACCGATCCTGCCGATCTGTTCTACGCGCATGTAGGCGGTATCGATCTGTTTGCAAGGGCTTTGGTAACTGCCGATAACATCCTGCAAAAATCAGAATACAAAAAACTGCGTGCCGACAGGTATGCTTCATTCGACGCCGGTACCGGAAAAGATTTTGAAAACGGTAATGTTTCTTTGGAAGATTTGCGTAACTATGCGATAGCTAACGGCGAACCTAACGTGACAAGCGGTAAACAAGAATATATCGAAAACTTGATAAATCGATATATATAG